A part of Halobaculum sp. MBLA0143 genomic DNA contains:
- a CDS encoding alpha/beta fold hydrolase, with protein sequence METATQRDPPTDAELLSVPASSERIAGDGVDLHVVTAGDPEDPPVVLLHGFPDFWYGWREQVPALVDAGYRVVAPDQRGYNLSDAPEAVRDYRIDRLVADAAAVVRSTGRESAHVVGHDWGAMVAWSLALRRPSLVDRLGIVNVPHPTVFGRTLRSNPRQILRSTYAFGMQLPRLPEWALSRNDGDLLASTLESTARPGTFSAAELRRYRAAWDHPGVVRGMVNWYRAAGRYGIRPPVDRVEPSTLVVWGEEDDALVPEMAGESVEFCVDGRLERFPNASHWVHLERPDTVSDLLVDHLDAAGD encoded by the coding sequence ATGGAGACAGCCACACAGCGGGACCCTCCGACGGACGCGGAGCTGCTGTCCGTGCCGGCGTCGTCCGAGCGGATCGCCGGCGACGGCGTCGACCTCCACGTCGTCACCGCGGGCGACCCGGAGGACCCGCCGGTCGTCCTGTTGCACGGCTTCCCGGACTTCTGGTACGGCTGGCGCGAACAGGTACCGGCGCTCGTGGACGCGGGCTACCGCGTGGTCGCCCCGGACCAGCGCGGCTACAACCTGAGTGACGCGCCCGAGGCCGTCCGCGACTACCGGATCGACCGACTCGTCGCCGACGCTGCGGCGGTGGTCCGGTCCACCGGCCGTGAGTCGGCGCACGTCGTCGGTCACGACTGGGGGGCGATGGTCGCCTGGAGTCTGGCGCTGCGGCGGCCGTCGCTCGTCGATCGATTGGGGATCGTCAACGTCCCACACCCGACCGTGTTCGGCCGGACGCTGCGGTCGAACCCCCGGCAGATCCTCCGGTCGACGTACGCCTTCGGGATGCAGCTCCCCCGGCTGCCGGAGTGGGCGCTGTCGCGCAACGACGGTGACCTCCTGGCGAGCACACTGGAGTCGACCGCCCGGCCGGGGACGTTCTCGGCGGCGGAGCTCCGGCGCTACCGCGCCGCCTGGGACCACCCGGGTGTCGTCCGCGGGATGGTCAACTGGTACCGAGCCGCCGGCCGCTACGGCATCAGACCGCCGGTCGACCGGGTCGAACCCTCGACGCTCGTCGTCTGGGGCGAGGAAGACGACGCGCTCGTGCCGGAGATGGCCGGCGAGAGCGTCGAGTTCTGTGTCGACGGCCGACTCGAACGGTTCCCGAACGCTTCACACTGGGTCCACCTGGAACGCCCGGACACGGTCTCCGACCTGCTGGTCGACCACCTCGACGCCGCGGGCGACTGA
- a CDS encoding LysE family transporter, which produces MTEAPLVTLLAGASFGLALAAPPGPMNAVIAEESVLRGWTAGFRAGLGAAAADGVFLLLAALGVVGFVDRLPLVRGGMVAVGGLLMLYFAYGAAADSGVFAVLRGAGGLSAGFFDDPDDPDDPDDPAVVATGFRKAFVLALTNPYQVLFWLTVGVGLLDPGEIDVFAAAGVSALAGSLVVETGSPALLVGFFAGIGVWITGFPGALVGARRRVASLAPAVAVGSALLLAGFGVAFLADAAGTLAAALELR; this is translated from the coding sequence GTGACCGAAGCACCGCTCGTGACGCTCCTGGCCGGCGCGTCGTTCGGGCTGGCGCTGGCGGCGCCCCCGGGACCGATGAACGCCGTCATCGCGGAAGAGAGCGTCCTCCGGGGGTGGACCGCCGGCTTCCGCGCCGGGCTGGGCGCCGCCGCCGCCGACGGCGTGTTCCTCCTCCTGGCGGCGCTGGGCGTCGTCGGCTTCGTCGACCGCCTCCCGCTCGTCCGGGGCGGGATGGTCGCGGTCGGCGGCCTGTTGATGTTGTACTTCGCGTACGGCGCCGCCGCCGACAGCGGCGTGTTCGCCGTCCTCCGGGGCGCCGGCGGGCTCTCTGCCGGCTTCTTCGACGACCCCGACGACCCAGACGACCCAGACGACCCTGCGGTCGTCGCCACCGGGTTCCGGAAGGCGTTCGTCCTCGCGTTGACCAACCCCTACCAGGTGTTGTTCTGGCTGACGGTCGGCGTCGGACTGCTCGACCCGGGGGAGATCGACGTGTTCGCAGCCGCCGGCGTGTCGGCGCTCGCCGGCAGCCTCGTCGTCGAGACCGGGAGCCCGGCGTTGCTCGTCGGCTTCTTCGCCGGTATCGGCGTCTGGATCACCGGGTTCCCCGGCGCGCTCGTCGGTGCCCGCCGCCGAGTCGCGTCGCTGGCGCCCGCCGTCGCCGTCGGCTCCGCGCTGCTGTTGGCCGGCTTCGGCGTCGCCTTCCTCGCCGACGCCGCCGGCACGCTCGCGGCCGCGTTGGAACTCCGGTGA
- a CDS encoding alpha-xylosidase: MTHVGLAAVTEWDRDGDTVDCRTTTRGVSGAGPPAELSDGRRPRLAVEFLSEDAVRVQLSPDPEAVPAGDSPLGLSYDTLREPTSLRVDETDGAVRARTDGLGVTLDCEAASLTVRDETRDTTLLSTGSQTDSRERPVVPPTGFTESERGGWPLTVTETGLSVRLPPDERPFGLGEQFGGVCHRGDRIEARVSQPNGTGSRETYFPVPMYLSDRGYGVFLDTTADATFDFGATAPGTTRLAVADSSLTAVVFRGDPETVLERYTALTGRPPRVPEWSLGVWWSRNSYESAAEVRAVADRLRDTGTPADLLHLDPGWMDTDAMDLTWDREAFPDPEGLLADLADDGFHVSVWEYPYPKVGTETFAEAHDEGYLAEDGNGRPLVVRRPSRSDTRAGVVDFTDPDAVEWWRERHRRLLAQGVDVFKTDFGEYLPPEAVVSDGRTGRAAHNDYPVAYQRAVAGAFDEGDDSSDTGDSSDTGDSSDTGDGSDTGDGSDTGDGSDTGDGSEGEQTPLLWSRSGWAGAQEYPVHWGGDATATEAGFVASVRGGLSLAASGVPFWSCDIGGYKPTPSPDLYRRWAQWGLLALSHPRFHGKSPREPWAFGDDIAATVREYARLRYRLLPYLTHHARLASETGLPLLRPTHVARPDADVPVESLGHLVGDSLFVRPDTAPGEPLTVHLPDGVWVDHWTGERVDGPTRCRLSSPRSELPVLWAVGSLVAEQTPGPHVGACDADPLTLRAFPDDDGAASGAWVVDGRRQTAEVTVADGETVVRLPAGTDRTYRVLLEGVETVPAVRVVRGGTEVDADAVHETAADDSVHEAAADDRILETAVVVRVDGTER, encoded by the coding sequence GTGACACACGTCGGACTCGCGGCGGTGACGGAGTGGGACCGCGACGGCGACACCGTCGACTGTCGGACGACCACCCGGGGCGTCTCCGGCGCCGGTCCGCCCGCGGAGCTGTCGGACGGCCGTCGTCCGCGACTGGCCGTCGAGTTCCTGTCCGAAGACGCCGTCCGCGTCCAGCTGTCGCCGGACCCGGAGGCGGTGCCGGCCGGCGACTCTCCGCTCGGACTGTCGTACGACACGCTCCGCGAGCCGACGAGCCTCCGGGTCGACGAGACCGACGGCGCGGTCCGGGCCCGGACGGACGGGCTCGGCGTGACCCTCGATTGCGAGGCCGCGAGCCTGACCGTCCGTGACGAGACGCGCGACACGACGCTGCTGTCGACCGGGAGTCAGACGGACAGCCGCGAGCGGCCGGTCGTGCCGCCGACGGGGTTCACCGAGTCCGAGCGGGGGGGCTGGCCGCTGACGGTGACGGAGACCGGGCTGTCCGTGCGGCTGCCGCCCGACGAGCGCCCGTTCGGGCTGGGCGAGCAGTTCGGCGGCGTCTGCCACCGCGGCGACCGGATCGAGGCCCGGGTGTCTCAGCCCAACGGCACCGGCAGCCGGGAGACGTACTTCCCGGTACCGATGTACCTCTCGGACCGTGGCTACGGGGTGTTCCTCGACACGACCGCCGACGCGACCTTCGACTTCGGCGCGACCGCTCCGGGGACGACCCGGCTGGCGGTCGCCGACAGCAGCCTCACCGCGGTCGTGTTCCGGGGTGACCCGGAGACGGTGCTGGAGCGGTACACCGCGCTCACCGGTCGCCCGCCGCGGGTGCCGGAGTGGTCGCTCGGGGTCTGGTGGTCGCGCAACAGCTACGAGTCGGCCGCGGAGGTGCGGGCGGTCGCCGACCGACTGCGCGACACCGGGACCCCCGCGGACCTGCTCCACCTCGACCCGGGGTGGATGGACACGGACGCGATGGACCTGACGTGGGACCGCGAGGCGTTCCCGGACCCGGAGGGGCTCCTCGCGGACCTCGCGGACGACGGCTTCCACGTCTCCGTCTGGGAGTACCCCTACCCGAAGGTCGGGACGGAGACGTTCGCCGAGGCGCACGACGAGGGCTACCTGGCCGAGGACGGCAACGGTCGACCGTTGGTCGTCCGGCGACCGAGTCGGTCGGACACCCGAGCGGGCGTGGTGGACTTCACCGACCCGGACGCCGTCGAGTGGTGGCGGGAGCGTCACCGTCGGCTGCTGGCCCAGGGTGTCGACGTGTTCAAGACCGACTTCGGAGAGTACCTCCCGCCGGAGGCCGTCGTGAGTGACGGCCGGACCGGACGGGCGGCGCACAACGACTACCCGGTGGCGTACCAACGGGCCGTCGCGGGGGCGTTCGACGAGGGCGACGACAGCAGTGACACTGGCGACAGCAGTGACACTGGCGACAGCAGTGACACTGGCGACGGCAGCGACACTGGCGACGGCAGCGACACTGGCGACGGCAGCGACACTGGCGACGGCAGCGAGGGCGAGCAGACACCGTTGCTGTGGTCGCGGTCCGGCTGGGCCGGCGCACAGGAGTACCCCGTCCACTGGGGCGGGGACGCGACCGCGACGGAGGCCGGGTTCGTCGCCAGCGTCCGCGGGGGGCTGAGCCTGGCCGCCTCCGGCGTGCCGTTCTGGAGCTGCGACATCGGCGGCTACAAGCCGACCCCGTCGCCGGACCTCTACCGCCGGTGGGCGCAGTGGGGGCTGCTGGCGCTGTCACACCCACGGTTCCACGGGAAGAGCCCGCGGGAGCCGTGGGCGTTCGGCGACGACATCGCGGCGACCGTCCGGGAGTACGCCCGGCTGCGCTACCGACTGCTGCCGTATCTGACACACCACGCCCGGCTGGCGAGCGAGACCGGGCTCCCGCTGTTGCGGCCGACACACGTCGCCCGCCCGGACGCGGACGTGCCCGTGGAGTCGCTGGGCCACCTCGTGGGCGACAGTCTGTTCGTCCGGCCGGACACCGCACCCGGAGAGCCGCTGACGGTCCACCTCCCGGACGGCGTCTGGGTCGACCACTGGACGGGCGAACGGGTCGACGGACCGACGCGCTGCCGGCTGTCGTCCCCGCGGAGCGAACTGCCGGTGTTGTGGGCCGTCGGCTCGCTCGTCGCCGAGCAGACACCCGGTCCGCACGTCGGGGCCTGCGACGCCGACCCGCTCACGCTCCGGGCGTTCCCGGACGACGACGGGGCGGCGTCGGGTGCGTGGGTCGTCGACGGCCGACGACAGACGGCCGAGGTGACCGTCGCCGACGGCGAGACCGTCGTCCGGCTGCCCGCGGGGACCGACCGGACGTACCGAGTGCTCTTGGAGGGTGTCGAGACGGTGCCGGCGGTCCGGGTCGTGCGCGGGGGGACGGAGGTCGACGCGGACGCAGTTCACGAGACGGCAGCCGACGACTCTGTCCACGAGGCAGCAGCCGACGACCGTATTCTGGAGACGGCCGTCGTGGTCCGCGTCGACGGGACGGAACGCTGA
- a CDS encoding DUF1648 domain-containing protein — MRLLDTLTVRTASLLAGGLVLVGGLAGLVAWPALPAEMAIHFGPAGPDQFVSKLRGVLLVPALGLAVIGFVWLFERNPADPTVTSLGILFTGVTLTYVHGIVLLWNLGVQVDVTAAVGPIVVVAGALVYVQYRGIPRFVRG; from the coding sequence ATGAGGCTCCTCGACACCCTCACCGTCCGCACGGCCAGTCTCCTGGCGGGCGGACTCGTCCTCGTCGGCGGGCTGGCGGGGCTCGTCGCCTGGCCGGCGCTGCCGGCAGAGATGGCGATCCACTTCGGCCCGGCTGGCCCGGACCAGTTCGTCTCGAAACTCCGAGGCGTCCTGTTGGTGCCTGCGCTCGGGCTCGCGGTGATCGGCTTCGTCTGGCTCTTCGAACGGAACCCCGCGGACCCGACTGTCACGTCGCTCGGGATCCTGTTCACCGGCGTGACGCTGACGTACGTCCACGGGATCGTCCTGCTGTGGAACCTCGGGGTTCAGGTGGACGTGACGGCTGCGGTCGGGCCGATCGTCGTCGTCGCCGGGGCCCTCGTCTACGTCCAGTACCGTGGTATCCCGCGATTCGTCCGGGGTTAG
- a CDS encoding NAD-dependent epimerase/dehydratase family protein: protein MTRSLVIGGTRFIGRHLVEELLAHGHDVTICNRGNHDNPFAETDEVDHVETDRTERRDLEAAKLAVEPTYVFDMVAYQPGDVATATEVFDDVDGYVYVSSGAAYGAAEIPRREGVTELCDCTDEQATDDSPETYGNRKAEGDRVVAEAAESGVNAYSVRPCIVYGPHDYTERLDYWIERVSTEDRVIVPGDGDNVWHRAYVEDVASAMRIVAASGEPGAAYNVGDRRLVTLREMVELIADVADTDVEVVAAGERELSAAGLSTDDFVLYRDYPHVLATDRLASLGWESTPVREAMARSVTAHRESDRDGSEHDPGREERDAVLDVLDTV, encoded by the coding sequence GTGACCAGGAGTCTCGTGATCGGCGGTACGCGTTTCATCGGCAGACACCTCGTCGAGGAACTGCTCGCACACGGCCACGACGTGACGATCTGTAACCGGGGCAACCACGACAATCCGTTCGCGGAGACGGACGAGGTCGATCACGTCGAGACGGACCGGACGGAGCGTCGGGACCTGGAGGCGGCGAAGCTGGCGGTCGAGCCGACGTACGTGTTCGACATGGTGGCGTACCAGCCGGGTGACGTGGCGACCGCGACGGAGGTGTTCGACGACGTCGACGGCTACGTGTACGTCTCCTCGGGGGCGGCGTACGGTGCCGCGGAGATCCCCAGACGCGAAGGGGTGACGGAGCTGTGTGACTGCACGGACGAGCAGGCGACGGACGACAGCCCGGAGACGTACGGGAATCGGAAGGCCGAGGGTGACCGCGTGGTCGCCGAGGCCGCGGAGTCGGGGGTGAACGCCTACTCCGTGCGGCCGTGTATCGTCTACGGCCCACACGACTACACGGAGCGGCTGGACTACTGGATCGAGCGAGTGTCGACCGAGGATCGGGTGATCGTGCCGGGCGACGGCGACAACGTCTGGCACCGGGCGTACGTGGAGGACGTGGCGTCGGCGATGCGGATCGTCGCGGCGTCCGGCGAGCCGGGGGCGGCGTACAACGTCGGCGACCGGCGGCTCGTCACGCTCCGTGAGATGGTGGAACTGATCGCGGACGTGGCGGACACGGACGTGGAGGTGGTGGCCGCGGGCGAGCGAGAGCTGTCGGCCGCGGGGCTGTCGACGGACGACTTCGTCCTCTACCGGGACTACCCCCACGTTCTCGCGACGGACCGGCTGGCGTCGCTGGGCTGGGAGTCGACGCCGGTACGGGAGGCGATGGCCCGGAGCGTCACCGCCCACCGCGAGAGCGACCGCGACGGGAGCGAACACGACCCCGGGCGCGAGGAACGGGACGCCGTCTTGGACGTGTTGGACACGGTCTGA
- a CDS encoding 3-hydroxyacyl-CoA dehydrogenase/enoyl-CoA hydratase family protein produces MDAADVNTVAVLGAGNMGHGIAEVAALAGYDVALRDIDEELVQDGYDSIEWSLNKLAERDRIDQETADAALERVEAVVPVEDAVSDADLVVEAVPEKMEIKADVWGEVEEHAPEGALFASNTSSISITDLSEQTDRPEQFCGMHFFNPPVRMDLVEVISGAHTSEETLSAVEGVAEEMDKTPVRVRKDSPGFVVNRVLVPLMNEAAWLVHEGEATVAEVDATTKFDLGLPMGSFELADQVGIDVGYHVLEYMHAELGDAYEPCPLLAEKVEAEELGKKTGSGFYEYEDGDGAEIPADAGREDVHDRLLALMANEVAGLIGDDVADAADVDRAVKLGAGFPDGPAKLADDRGVADLVATLDDAAEATGAARYEATAFLRDLAEDGETFHGDGETDETTDGYEFDTLAVSVDGRVGHVELDRPHRMNTISDELLDDLADAVDTLEADDDVRAILLTGAGDRAFSAGADVQSMAAGGGDPLEGTELSRQGQETFGKLEAADMPVLAAIDGYCLGGGMELATCADMRVASDRSQLGQPEHDLGLLPGWGGTQRLKHIVGEGRAKEIIFTAERYDAETMADYGFLNEVHAPDELDERAWELARDLAAGPPVAQRYTKRAMLAGRDDTDAGLAVEAQAFGQLMNTDDLMEGVMAFMGDEEPEFEGK; encoded by the coding sequence ATGGACGCGGCAGACGTGAACACGGTCGCAGTGCTGGGTGCCGGCAACATGGGACACGGGATCGCCGAGGTGGCGGCCCTGGCGGGCTACGATGTCGCGCTGCGGGACATCGACGAGGAGCTAGTGCAGGACGGCTACGACAGCATCGAGTGGTCGCTGAACAAACTGGCCGAGCGCGACCGAATCGACCAGGAGACCGCCGACGCGGCGCTGGAGCGCGTCGAGGCGGTCGTGCCGGTGGAAGACGCCGTGAGCGACGCCGACCTCGTGGTGGAGGCCGTGCCCGAGAAGATGGAGATCAAGGCGGACGTGTGGGGTGAAGTCGAGGAACACGCCCCCGAGGGAGCCTTGTTCGCCTCGAACACCTCCAGCATCTCGATCACGGACCTCTCGGAGCAGACCGACCGCCCGGAGCAGTTCTGTGGGATGCACTTCTTCAACCCGCCGGTGCGGATGGACCTGGTCGAGGTGATCTCCGGTGCGCACACGAGCGAGGAGACGCTCTCGGCCGTCGAAGGGGTCGCCGAGGAGATGGACAAGACGCCCGTTCGGGTCCGGAAGGACTCCCCGGGGTTCGTCGTCAACCGCGTGCTGGTCCCGTTGATGAACGAGGCCGCGTGGCTCGTCCACGAGGGCGAAGCGACCGTCGCCGAGGTGGACGCCACGACGAAGTTCGACCTGGGGCTGCCGATGGGGAGCTTCGAGCTGGCAGACCAGGTGGGAATCGACGTCGGCTACCACGTCTTGGAGTACATGCACGCGGAGTTGGGTGACGCCTACGAGCCGTGTCCGCTCCTGGCGGAGAAGGTGGAGGCGGAGGAGCTCGGCAAGAAGACCGGCAGCGGCTTCTACGAGTACGAGGACGGCGACGGCGCGGAGATTCCGGCCGACGCCGGCCGCGAGGACGTACACGACCGACTGCTCGCGCTGATGGCCAACGAGGTCGCGGGGCTGATCGGCGACGACGTGGCCGACGCCGCAGACGTCGACCGTGCGGTGAAGCTGGGCGCCGGGTTCCCGGACGGCCCGGCGAAGCTGGCGGACGACCGTGGAGTCGCGGATCTGGTGGCGACGCTGGACGACGCCGCCGAGGCGACGGGCGCGGCCCGCTACGAGGCGACGGCGTTCCTGCGTGACCTGGCCGAGGACGGCGAGACGTTCCACGGGGACGGCGAGACCGACGAGACGACGGACGGCTACGAGTTCGACACGCTGGCGGTGAGCGTCGACGGCCGGGTCGGTCACGTCGAGCTCGACCGACCCCACCGGATGAACACGATCAGCGACGAGCTGTTGGACGACCTCGCCGACGCGGTCGACACACTGGAGGCAGACGACGACGTGCGGGCGATCCTGTTGACTGGCGCGGGCGACCGAGCGTTCTCGGCCGGCGCGGACGTGCAGAGCATGGCCGCCGGCGGCGGCGACCCGCTAGAGGGGACGGAGCTGTCCCGGCAGGGACAGGAGACGTTCGGGAAGCTGGAGGCCGCGGACATGCCGGTGCTCGCCGCCATCGACGGCTACTGTCTCGGCGGCGGCATGGAGTTGGCGACCTGTGCGGACATGCGGGTCGCGTCCGACCGGTCGCAGTTGGGCCAGCCGGAACACGACCTCGGGCTGCTCCCGGGGTGGGGTGGCACCCAACGGCTGAAGCACATCGTCGGCGAGGGGCGCGCGAAGGAGATTATCTTCACGGCAGAGCGGTACGACGCCGAGACGATGGCCGACTACGGCTTCCTGAACGAGGTCCACGCGCCCGACGAACTGGACGAGCGCGCCTGGGAGCTCGCGCGTGACCTCGCCGCCGGGCCGCCGGTGGCACAGCGGTACACGAAGCGAGCGATGCTGGCCGGCCGCGACGACACCGACGCCGGGCTGGCGGTCGAGGCGCAGGCGTTCGGCCAGCTCATGAACACGGACGACCTGATGGAGGGTGTGATGGCGTTCATGGGCGACGAGGAGCCGGAGTTCGAGGGGAAGTAG
- a CDS encoding methyl-accepting chemotaxis protein gives MTASQVLMELDPRDSYGGKVVVGFLLIVLVGGGVGGVLVTDIQSEIRGDKLAALTAESDLQEDTVSTLLGNLRERTLSLSGTVVSVRRQATDETAVEGTLRREFERRVERSNATSVVALADGDTGEILVSSESDLEGVSAAIVGYDVPENLTAGETVLRVSIDGGTESWIVYTRTSDGDVLLHVTPLSFAEAELEGVLDASRTRIVDDRGRVVYDSVDEELVGTQHVAGEGVDSPAVAAGLARGSETGTRTVDGDRTPLNGTAVAAYDGVAGVDWTVVSYTQPGALFSTVQLLWRDLLILLTVVGVLLAGYGLTVERPTARRMTELRGVVERLRDGELDEPVERTRRDELGDLAAGLDTMRENLAAEIDRARTARTEAETAREEAEALSDRLARTADDYAASLSRLADGDLTVRVDADRDHDGMATVGETLNETVAQLETTVAAVQAFADDVADSMETLSGRADRIETAADGVDDSVRDIAADADDQRDRLREVAAETDDLSATVEEVAATMGQVADSADRAGDLRREGREAAEDAADALDEIQAETDAAVDAVEALLDQIGEIGAFADVIADVADQTDMLALNANVEAARTNGDGEGFAVVADEIKSLAEEAGDRADDIERLIADVETQSQTTAARMRAASDRLADSSATVERAIETFYDIDEVVADVNDGIQDVTRATEDQAASAEAVGTTVDSVAEIAERTAVEANAAADATDDQTDATREVAATAESLAADAADLSAVAAQFDTDADATDVDLIDTDAAALDGADLDATDAPSPHGDDD, from the coding sequence GTGACTGCGTCACAGGTACTCATGGAGTTGGATCCACGTGACAGCTACGGGGGGAAGGTGGTCGTCGGTTTCCTGTTGATAGTTCTCGTCGGCGGTGGGGTCGGGGGTGTGCTCGTGACGGACATCCAGTCGGAGATCAGAGGCGACAAGCTCGCGGCGCTGACGGCGGAGTCGGACCTCCAGGAGGACACCGTCTCGACGCTGCTGGGGAACCTCCGCGAACGGACGCTGTCGTTGTCCGGCACGGTCGTCTCCGTGAGACGGCAGGCGACAGACGAGACGGCCGTGGAGGGGACGCTCCGGCGGGAGTTCGAACGGCGCGTGGAGCGGTCGAACGCGACGAGCGTGGTCGCTCTCGCGGACGGCGACACCGGTGAGATCCTCGTCTCCTCGGAGTCGGACTTGGAGGGGGTGTCGGCGGCGATCGTGGGGTACGACGTCCCAGAGAACCTCACCGCCGGTGAGACGGTTCTCCGGGTGTCGATCGACGGCGGCACGGAGTCGTGGATCGTCTACACCCGAACGAGCGACGGCGACGTGTTGCTCCACGTCACGCCGTTGTCGTTCGCGGAGGCGGAGCTGGAGGGGGTGCTGGACGCCAGTCGGACGCGGATCGTGGACGACCGTGGCCGAGTCGTGTACGACTCCGTCGACGAGGAGCTCGTCGGCACGCAACACGTCGCCGGCGAGGGAGTCGACTCCCCGGCGGTCGCCGCGGGGCTGGCACGGGGGAGCGAGACCGGGACCCGCACCGTCGACGGCGACCGGACCCCGTTGAACGGGACCGCCGTCGCGGCGTACGACGGCGTCGCCGGCGTCGACTGGACGGTCGTCTCCTACACCCAACCGGGGGCGTTGTTCTCCACCGTCCAGTTGCTGTGGCGTGACCTGTTGATCCTGTTGACCGTCGTCGGCGTGTTGCTCGCCGGCTACGGCCTCACCGTCGAACGACCGACCGCCCGTCGGATGACGGAGCTCCGGGGAGTCGTGGAGCGACTCCGAGACGGCGAGCTGGACGAGCCGGTCGAACGGACCCGTCGTGACGAACTGGGTGACCTCGCGGCCGGGCTCGACACGATGCGGGAGAACCTCGCGGCCGAGATCGACCGCGCCCGGACGGCCCGCACGGAGGCGGAGACCGCCCGCGAGGAGGCGGAGGCGTTGTCCGACCGCCTCGCCCGGACGGCAGACGACTACGCCGCGTCGCTGTCGCGGCTCGCGGACGGCGACCTCACGGTCAGGGTCGACGCAGACCGGGACCACGACGGGATGGCGACCGTCGGCGAGACGCTCAACGAGACGGTCGCACAGTTGGAGACGACAGTCGCGGCCGTCCAGGCGTTCGCCGACGACGTGGCCGACTCGATGGAGACGCTGTCCGGTCGCGCCGACCGGATCGAGACGGCCGCCGACGGCGTCGACGACTCCGTCCGCGACATCGCGGCCGACGCGGACGACCAACGCGACCGGCTCCGCGAGGTGGCCGCGGAGACGGACGACCTCTCTGCGACGGTGGAGGAGGTGGCGGCGACGATGGGTCAGGTCGCAGACAGCGCCGACCGGGCGGGCGACCTCCGGCGGGAGGGGCGCGAGGCGGCCGAGGACGCCGCCGACGCCTTAGACGAGATCCAGGCGGAGACGGACGCGGCCGTCGACGCCGTCGAGGCGTTGCTCGACCAGATCGGCGAGATCGGTGCGTTCGCGGACGTGATCGCCGACGTCGCCGACCAGACGGACATGCTCGCGTTGAACGCCAACGTCGAGGCCGCCCGGACGAACGGAGACGGCGAGGGGTTCGCCGTCGTCGCCGACGAGATCAAGTCGTTGGCCGAGGAGGCCGGGGACCGTGCCGACGACATCGAACGCCTGATCGCGGACGTGGAGACACAGAGCCAGACCACCGCAGCCCGGATGCGCGCCGCCAGCGACCGACTGGCCGACAGCAGCGCCACTGTCGAGCGCGCCATCGAGACGTTCTACGACATCGACGAGGTGGTGGCCGACGTGAACGACGGCATCCAGGACGTGACCCGGGCGACGGAAGACCAGGCGGCCTCGGCGGAGGCGGTCGGCACTACCGTCGACAGTGTCGCCGAGATCGCCGAGCGCACCGCCGTCGAGGCGAACGCCGCAGCCGACGCCACCGACGACCAGACGGACGCCACCCGCGAGGTGGCCGCCACTGCCGAGAGCCTCGCGGCCGACGCCGCCGACCTCTCTGCCGTCGCCGCACAGTTCGACACCGACGCCGACGCGACGGACGTGGACCTGATAGACACCGACGCGGCGGCTCTCGACGGGGCGGATCTCGACGCGACGGACGCCCCGTCGCCCCACGGCGACGACGACTGA
- a CDS encoding molybdenum cofactor synthesis domain-containing protein, giving the protein MSDHEHADHGGHDVDDDHEGHSHADHDGHGHDDGHDHEGHDGHDHDHHAGDLETVGYAVVTVSSSRTLDDDAAGDAIAAAVEAAGEAVVHRELVPDGFDTVQSTVDTLVGRDDVDCVVTTGGTGVTPDDVTVEAVESLLDTELPGFGELFRQYSREEVGTAVIATRATAGVAGGVPVFCLPGSENAARLGAAEIIVHEAPHLAGLAADDTGGDSEGDTGGDSEGDTGGDSEGDADGGGDGPA; this is encoded by the coding sequence GTGAGCGACCACGAACACGCAGATCACGGCGGGCACGACGTGGACGACGATCACGAGGGTCACAGTCACGCGGATCACGACGGGCACGGCCACGACGATGGGCACGATCACGAGGGTCACGACGGCCACGATCACGACCACCACGCGGGAGACCTGGAGACGGTGGGCTACGCCGTGGTGACGGTCTCGAGTTCGCGGACGTTGGACGACGACGCGGCGGGCGACGCCATCGCGGCGGCCGTCGAGGCGGCGGGCGAGGCGGTGGTTCACCGAGAACTCGTGCCGGACGGGTTCGACACGGTCCAGTCGACGGTCGACACGTTGGTCGGCCGCGACGACGTGGACTGTGTCGTGACGACCGGCGGGACGGGGGTGACACCGGACGACGTGACCGTCGAGGCCGTCGAGTCGCTGCTCGACACGGAGCTCCCGGGGTTCGGGGAGCTGTTCAGACAGTACTCCCGCGAGGAGGTGGGGACGGCGGTGATCGCCACGCGAGCGACCGCGGGCGTCGCCGGCGGGGTCCCCGTGTTCTGTCTCCCGGGGTCGGAGAACGCCGCGCGGCTGGGGGCGGCGGAGATAATCGTCCACGAAGCGCCACACCTGGCCGGACTCGCCGCGGACGACACGGGCGGTGACAGCGAGGGCGACACGGGCGGTGACAGCGAGGGCGACACGGGCGGTGACAGCGAGGGCGACGCGGACGGCGGCGGAGACGGGCCGGCGTAA